In Pan paniscus chromosome 13, NHGRI_mPanPan1-v2.0_pri, whole genome shotgun sequence, one DNA window encodes the following:
- the SP140 gene encoding nuclear body protein SP140 isoform X4, producing MAQQGQQGQMASGDSNLNFRMVAEIQNVEGQMQEQVCPEPIFRFFRENKVEIASAITRPFPFLMGLRDRSFISEQMYEHFQEAFRNLVPVTRVMYCVLSELEKTFGWSHLEALFSRINLMAYPDLNEIYRSFQNENLSSSVVLCQLVSPNKDWRSHKESLAHTGTLRRSCM from the exons ATGGCCCAGCAGGGCCAGCAGGGGCAGATGGCAAGTGGAGACAGCAATCTCAACTTCAG GATGGTCGCAGAGATCCAGAACGTAGAGGGTCAGATGCAGGAGCAGGTTTGCCCTGAGCCCATTTTCAGGTTCTTCAGAGAAAACAAGGTGGAGATTGCAAGTGCAATAACAAGGCCATTTCCTTTCCTTATGGGCCTCCGAGACCGCTCCTTCATCTCCGAGCAGATGTATGAA cattttcaaGAAGCTTTTAGAAACCTGGTCCCAGTGACAAGAGTGATGTATTGTGTACTCAGTGAACTGGAGAAGACATTTGGCTGGTCACATCTGGAAGCATTGTTCAGCAGGATTAACCTGATGGCCTATCCTGATTTAAACGAGATTTACAGAAGCTTCCAAAATG AAAATTTATCATCCAGTGTAGTCCTTTGTCAACTTGTTTCTCCAAACAAAGACTGGAGAAGTCACAAAGAGAGCCTAGCACATACTGGTACACTGAGGAGGAGCTGCATGTGA